The DNA sequence ATAATCAAATTAAACTTATATATATAAATTCAATTATTATGACAAAAGCAATTTGGAAAGAAGTTATTGTTGCTGAAAGTGACAATTGCGAAATAGTCGAAGGAAATAGCTATTTTCCCCCTGATAGCATTAAATCAGAGTATTTTCTTTCTAGTGATACTCACACTACTTGTGGTTGGAAGGGTGTTGCTAGTTACTACACATTAAAAGTAAATGGGGAAGAAAATAAAGATGCCGCTTGGTATTACCCCAATCCGAAAGAAAAAGCATTAAATATCAAAGGCTATGTTGCCTTTTGGCGTGGAGTTAAAATAGAAAATTAAACTTGAATTTATATATCCCTTCAATTACTATAATACCTTCATGAACCATTCTGTAAGTAGTACTAAAAGCCCCTTAAATTTAATTCAGTGGCTCGAATATCATTGGGCGACTCCTGCTTATGGGGGATGGGTTTTAATCGGTATTGCTTTAAGTTTTTTCGGGGCGGCAACCAACACGATGGCAGGATGGCTTTATGTTTTGAGCGGAATGCTACTTTCTTTGTTGGGATTGAATTTTGTTGTGGCAATTAATACTCTCAAAAAATTGCAGATTAAACGTTTAGCGATCGCATCTGTTCATGCAGGAGATGAATTAACCCTTTCTTTAAAGATTAATAATCCTACGCAAAAAAACAAAACTTTAATCACCATTTTAGAACACATCCCCCCCTCATTGGGCAAAGAAATAAAACATAATATTGAAACTCTGCCATCTGGACAAGAAATACTTTTAACAGCTTATTTACAGACAAATAATAGA is a window from the Cyanobacterium sp. Dongsha4 genome containing:
- a CDS encoding DUF427 domain-containing protein, with amino-acid sequence MTKAIWKEVIVAESDNCEIVEGNSYFPPDSIKSEYFLSSDTHTTCGWKGVASYYTLKVNGEENKDAAWYYPNPKEKALNIKGYVAFWRGVKIEN